One window of Candidatus Mycobacterium wuenschmannii genomic DNA carries:
- a CDS encoding MaoC family dehydratase, with the protein MPIDVDVALAAELDPIEFSWSSSDIQLYHLGLGAGADPLDMRELRYLIDETPQVLPTFGNVAASFHMTKPPTVQFPGIDIELSKVLHASEQVTAPAPLPPSGSGKAVTRFTDIWDKGKAAVIWSETSVTAPDGTLLWTQRRSIFARGEGGFGGDRGPSSGAAAPERAPDLSLDIPILPQQALLYRLCGDRNPLHSDPEFASAAGFPRPILHGLCTYGMTCKALTDALLDGDSGAVGSYGARFAGVAFPGETLKASVWKEDGKLLATVTAPSRDDAVVLSGVELTPA; encoded by the coding sequence ATGCCCATCGACGTCGACGTCGCCCTGGCCGCCGAGCTGGACCCGATCGAGTTCTCGTGGAGTAGTAGCGACATCCAGCTGTATCACCTCGGGCTGGGAGCTGGCGCCGACCCTCTCGACATGCGCGAGTTGCGCTACCTGATCGACGAAACACCGCAAGTGCTACCGACTTTCGGCAATGTCGCGGCGAGCTTCCACATGACCAAGCCACCGACCGTGCAGTTCCCCGGCATCGACATCGAGCTGAGCAAAGTCCTGCACGCCAGCGAGCAGGTGACCGCGCCCGCGCCGCTGCCGCCGTCGGGCTCCGGCAAGGCGGTCACCCGCTTTACCGATATCTGGGACAAGGGCAAGGCCGCGGTGATCTGGTCGGAGACCTCCGTGACCGCTCCCGACGGAACGCTGCTGTGGACGCAACGACGTTCGATCTTCGCCCGCGGCGAGGGTGGTTTCGGCGGCGACCGTGGCCCGTCTTCGGGGGCTGCCGCCCCGGAGCGCGCACCCGACCTGTCGCTCGACATCCCGATCCTGCCGCAACAGGCGCTGCTCTACCGGTTGTGCGGGGACCGCAATCCGTTGCACTCCGACCCCGAATTCGCCTCTGCCGCAGGCTTTCCGCGGCCGATCCTGCACGGGCTGTGCACCTACGGCATGACCTGTAAAGCGTTGACGGATGCGTTGCTCGACGGCGATTCCGGGGCCGTCGGCTCCTATGGCGCCCGCTTCGCCGGCGTTGCCTTCCCGGGCGAGACGTTGAAGGCCTCGGTGTGGAAAGAGGACGGCAAGTTGCTCGCCACCGTCACCGCGCCGTCGCGCGACGACGCCGTAGTCCTGAGCGGCGTCGAGCTCACCCCGGCCTAG
- a CDS encoding DUF559 domain-containing protein, translating into MGRPFIGSEAITAGLLTKSQLETRYTRLFRGIYIDRDAEITAAVRAYAGWLWTGRRGIVAGFSAAALHGSKWIDDGRAVELIHDNHHCAAGLQFHRDIVEADEIEMIGGVAATSPTRTALDLGCWYPTMTAVAGIDALAAATEIKAADVDLLAQRYVGRRGIGGARRAVELFDAGSQSPKESWLRVVLIEAGLPRPQTQIPVLDEFGSAFAYLDMGWEHVKVAVEYDGEQHRRDRRQYTWDVRRSEMLERLGWIVIRVVAGDRPNDIVRRVRAARTSRLPG; encoded by the coding sequence ATGGGTCGACCGTTCATCGGCAGCGAAGCCATCACGGCTGGATTGCTAACCAAGAGTCAGTTGGAAACGCGCTATACGCGCTTATTTCGAGGCATTTATATCGACCGCGATGCTGAGATCACCGCAGCGGTCCGCGCCTACGCGGGATGGTTATGGACTGGCCGTCGCGGGATCGTGGCGGGGTTCTCAGCGGCCGCGCTGCACGGAAGTAAATGGATCGACGACGGCAGAGCGGTGGAGTTGATTCATGACAACCATCACTGCGCCGCCGGACTTCAGTTTCACCGCGACATTGTCGAGGCGGATGAGATCGAGATGATTGGCGGCGTCGCGGCTACCTCGCCGACCCGAACAGCACTGGACCTTGGCTGTTGGTACCCGACAATGACCGCCGTGGCGGGGATAGATGCGCTAGCCGCAGCGACCGAAATCAAAGCCGCGGATGTCGATTTGTTGGCGCAACGCTATGTGGGACGCCGCGGCATCGGTGGGGCACGCCGGGCGGTGGAACTATTCGATGCCGGATCGCAGTCGCCAAAAGAGTCGTGGCTCCGCGTCGTGTTGATCGAGGCCGGCCTGCCGCGACCGCAGACGCAGATTCCAGTGCTCGACGAATTCGGCAGTGCCTTTGCGTATCTCGACATGGGATGGGAGCACGTGAAGGTCGCCGTGGAATACGACGGTGAGCAGCACCGCCGCGATCGTAGGCAGTACACCTGGGACGTTCGTAGATCGGAAATGCTCGAACGCCTCGGGTGGATCGTCATTCGAGTCGTAGCGGGGGACCGGCCCAATGACATAGTCAGGCGCGTTCGCGCGGCACGTACGAGTCGCTTGCCCGGCTAG
- a CDS encoding lipid-transfer protein has translation MLSGKAAIAGIGATDFSKNSGRSELRLAAEAVLDALDDAGLTPADVDGMVTFTMDSNTEVAIARATGIGDLKFFSKIHHGGGAACATVQQAAIAVATGVADCVVAYRAFNERSGQRFGQVQLRLVENADSTGVDNSFSYPHGLSTPAAQVAMIAKRYMHLSGATSRDFGAISVADRRHAAKNPKAYFYEKPITIEEHQNSRWIAEPLRLLDCCQETDGAVALVIVSAERAKDLKHRPAVIEAAAQGASPDQYSMVSYYRPELDGLPEMGLVGKQLWSQSGLKPTDIQTAILYDHFTPFTLIQLEELGFCGWGEAKDFIADGAIEIGGRLPINTHGGQLGEAYIHGMNGIAEGVRQLRGTSVNPVPDVEHVLVTAGTGVPTSGLILG, from the coding sequence ATGTTGTCCGGTAAGGCCGCGATCGCAGGCATCGGCGCGACGGACTTCTCCAAGAACTCCGGTCGCAGCGAATTGCGCTTAGCGGCGGAAGCCGTTTTGGACGCCCTCGACGATGCGGGGCTGACTCCAGCCGACGTCGACGGCATGGTCACGTTCACGATGGACTCGAACACCGAGGTCGCCATCGCGCGGGCCACGGGCATCGGGGACCTGAAGTTCTTCTCCAAGATCCACCACGGTGGTGGCGCCGCATGCGCTACCGTCCAGCAGGCGGCCATCGCCGTGGCGACCGGGGTCGCGGATTGTGTTGTGGCATACCGGGCTTTCAACGAGCGTTCGGGTCAGCGGTTCGGCCAGGTGCAGCTGCGGCTGGTCGAGAACGCCGACTCGACCGGCGTGGACAACTCGTTCTCGTATCCGCACGGCCTGTCGACGCCGGCCGCTCAGGTCGCGATGATCGCCAAGCGTTACATGCACTTGTCGGGGGCAACCAGCCGCGACTTCGGTGCGATCTCGGTGGCCGACCGCAGGCACGCCGCCAAGAATCCGAAGGCGTACTTCTACGAGAAGCCGATAACCATTGAGGAGCACCAGAATTCGCGGTGGATCGCCGAGCCGCTGCGACTGCTGGACTGCTGCCAGGAAACCGACGGCGCCGTCGCACTCGTCATCGTCTCGGCCGAGCGGGCCAAGGACCTGAAGCATCGTCCGGCCGTCATCGAGGCGGCGGCGCAGGGTGCCAGCCCGGACCAGTACTCGATGGTCAGCTACTACCGGCCCGAGCTCGACGGCCTGCCCGAGATGGGTCTCGTCGGTAAGCAACTGTGGTCGCAGTCGGGGCTGAAGCCGACCGATATCCAGACCGCGATCCTCTACGACCACTTCACGCCGTTCACCCTGATTCAGTTGGAGGAGTTGGGATTCTGCGGTTGGGGAGAGGCCAAGGACTTCATCGCCGACGGTGCGATCGAAATCGGTGGCCGGTTGCCGATCAACACCCACGGCGGCCAGCTCGGTGAGGCTTACATCCACGGCATGAACGGCATTGCGGAGGGTGTGCGCCAATTGCGTGGCACCTCAGTCAATCCCGTGCCCGACGTCGAGCACGTCCTGGTCACCGCCGGCACCGGCGTCCCGACGAGCGGCCTCATCCTCGGCTAG
- a CDS encoding MaoC family dehydratase has translation MSAPTVEVGTKLPELALYGDPTFIISTAIATRDYQDVHHDRDKAQAKGSKDIFVNILTDTGLVQRYITDWAGPSAFIKTIKLRLGVPWYAYDTVTFKGEVTAVDDGLISLKIVGSNSLGDHVVATATLTFGGA, from the coding sequence ATGAGCGCCCCGACGGTGGAGGTCGGCACGAAGCTGCCGGAGTTGGCGCTGTACGGCGACCCCACGTTCATCATCTCGACGGCGATCGCCACCCGCGACTACCAGGACGTGCACCACGACCGGGACAAGGCGCAGGCCAAGGGATCCAAGGACATCTTCGTCAACATCCTCACCGACACCGGTCTGGTGCAGCGGTACATCACCGACTGGGCCGGGCCGTCGGCGTTCATCAAGACGATCAAGCTGCGGCTCGGTGTGCCGTGGTACGCCTACGACACGGTGACGTTCAAGGGCGAGGTGACCGCGGTCGATGACGGGTTGATCTCATTGAAAATCGTTGGCAGCAATAGCCTTGGCGATCACGTCGTCGCCACCGCGACCTTGACCTTCGGAGGCGCGTGA
- a CDS encoding bifunctional MaoC family dehydratase N-terminal/OB-fold nucleic acid binding domain-containing protein, with the protein MTDIHEALEKIKAAGGPKPRTGRDPVNQPMVNSWVEAIGDANPIYRDEAAARANGHPGIVAPPAMIQVWTMFGLGGERPTDDPMGPIMQLFDENGYIGVVATNCEQTYHRYLHAGEEVTIHSEMGDVVGPKQTGLGEGWFINQHIVWKVGDEDVAEMEWRILKFKPREAASSAVPEDLDASAMMRPSESKDTKFFWDGVKAHELRIQKRPDGSLQHPPVPAIWQDKELATDYQVASGKGEVFSFVVHHAPKVPGRTLPFVIALVELEEGVRMLGELRGVDPATVEVGMPVQATYIDFPANDVGPAWTLYAWEPRA; encoded by the coding sequence ATGACGGATATCCACGAGGCGCTTGAGAAGATCAAGGCGGCCGGCGGCCCCAAGCCGCGCACGGGGCGCGATCCGGTGAACCAGCCGATGGTCAACAGCTGGGTCGAGGCGATCGGCGACGCCAACCCGATCTACCGCGACGAGGCCGCGGCGCGCGCCAACGGTCACCCGGGAATTGTCGCGCCCCCGGCCATGATTCAGGTCTGGACGATGTTCGGTCTAGGTGGGGAGCGTCCGACCGACGACCCCATGGGACCGATCATGCAGCTGTTCGATGAGAACGGCTACATCGGCGTCGTCGCCACCAACTGCGAGCAGACCTACCACCGTTACCTGCACGCCGGCGAAGAAGTCACGATCCATTCGGAGATGGGTGACGTCGTCGGCCCCAAGCAGACCGGGCTCGGCGAGGGCTGGTTCATCAACCAGCACATCGTCTGGAAGGTCGGCGACGAGGACGTTGCCGAAATGGAGTGGCGCATACTCAAATTCAAGCCGCGCGAGGCCGCTTCGTCGGCCGTGCCCGAGGACCTCGACGCTTCCGCGATGATGCGGCCGTCGGAATCGAAAGACACCAAGTTCTTCTGGGACGGCGTCAAGGCGCACGAACTCCGCATCCAGAAGCGGCCCGACGGCAGCCTGCAGCACCCACCGGTGCCGGCGATCTGGCAGGACAAGGAATTGGCAACCGACTATCAGGTGGCCAGCGGCAAGGGCGAGGTATTCAGCTTCGTCGTGCATCACGCGCCGAAGGTGCCCGGCCGCACGCTGCCGTTCGTCATCGCTTTGGTCGAACTCGAAGAAGGCGTCCGGATGCTGGGCGAGTTGCGCGGTGTCGACCCCGCCACTGTGGAGGTTGGAATGCCGGTTCAGGCAACGTATATCGACTTCCCGGCCAATGATGTCGGCCCGGCGTGGACGCTGTACGCGTGGGAGCCGCGCGCATGA
- the fadE29 gene encoding acyl-CoA dehydrogenase FadE29 produces MFIDLTPEQRQLQAELRQYFSNLISTDEMKAMEKDRHNDAYRAVIRRMGKDGKLGVGWPKEFGGLGFGPVEQSIFVNEAHRADVPLPAVTLQTVGPVLQQFGTDLQKKKFLPAILAGELHFAIGYSEPEAGTDLASLRTSAVRHGDEWIVNGQKMWTTGGHDADYIWLACRTDPEAVKHKGISILIVDTKDPGFSWTPVILSDGAHHTNATYYNDVRVPADMLVGEENGGWRLITTQLNNERVMLGPAGRTAGIYDRLHDWASKPGGDGVVPIDHHDVKRALGEIYSMWRVNELLNWQVAAAGEDINVADAASTKVFGTESIQYIGRLAEEIVGKYGNPAEPATAELLDWLDSQTKRNLVITFGGGVNEVMREMIAASGLKVPRVPR; encoded by the coding sequence ATGTTCATCGACCTGACCCCCGAGCAGCGTCAGCTGCAAGCCGAACTGCGGCAATACTTCTCGAACCTCATCTCGACTGACGAGATGAAGGCGATGGAGAAGGACCGGCACAACGACGCCTACCGCGCGGTGATCCGGCGGATGGGCAAGGACGGCAAGCTCGGCGTCGGTTGGCCAAAAGAGTTCGGCGGGTTGGGTTTCGGCCCCGTCGAGCAGTCGATCTTCGTCAACGAGGCGCACCGTGCCGACGTGCCGCTGCCCGCCGTCACGTTGCAAACCGTCGGCCCCGTGCTGCAGCAGTTCGGCACCGACCTGCAAAAGAAGAAGTTTCTGCCCGCGATTCTGGCGGGCGAGTTGCACTTCGCGATCGGTTACAGCGAACCCGAGGCCGGCACCGACCTGGCCTCGTTGCGCACCAGTGCGGTACGCCACGGTGACGAGTGGATCGTCAACGGACAGAAGATGTGGACGACCGGCGGGCACGACGCGGACTACATCTGGCTGGCGTGCCGCACCGACCCGGAAGCGGTCAAGCACAAAGGCATTTCGATCCTGATCGTCGACACCAAGGATCCTGGGTTCTCCTGGACGCCGGTCATCCTGTCCGACGGCGCCCACCACACCAATGCCACGTACTACAACGACGTCCGGGTTCCCGCCGACATGCTGGTCGGTGAGGAGAACGGCGGCTGGCGACTGATCACCACCCAGCTCAACAACGAGCGGGTGATGCTCGGACCGGCCGGCCGCACCGCCGGCATCTACGACCGACTGCACGACTGGGCGTCCAAGCCAGGCGGCGACGGGGTCGTCCCGATCGACCACCACGACGTCAAGCGGGCGCTCGGTGAGATCTATTCGATGTGGCGGGTCAACGAGCTGCTGAACTGGCAGGTTGCCGCCGCCGGCGAAGACATCAACGTGGCCGATGCGGCGTCGACGAAAGTCTTTGGCACCGAGAGTATTCAGTACATTGGTCGGCTTGCCGAGGAGATTGTCGGCAAGTACGGCAACCCCGCTGAGCCTGCGACCGCCGAGCTGCTCGACTGGCTCGACTCGCAGACCAAGCGCAATCTAGTGATCACCTTCGGTGGAGGCGTGAACGAAGTGATGCGAGAGATGATCGCGGCGTCGGGCCTCAAAGTGCCGAGGGTGCCTCGATGA
- a CDS encoding acyl-CoA dehydrogenase family protein: protein MDFTPDQEQQAVADVVTSVLERDNSWEALVSGGVTALPVPERVGGDGVGLPEVSTALTEIGRHGLISPALSTLSGAIMLLDLASDAQQDRYLSGLAKGSVLTVALNEPGSALPDRPSCAFSGGRLSGTKVGVGYADSAEWMLVTADSAVVVVSSNADGVQISKTPTSSGADEYVVTFSDVAVADEDVLAGATAQRVNQLALAAIGSFTAGLVAGALRLTADYVANRQQFGKPLSTFQTVAAQLAEVYIASRTIDLVSTSVIWQLGEGLDAASDLDVLGYWITSQAPRVMQICHHLHGGMGMDITYPMHRYYSTIKDLTRLLGGPSHRLDLVGIASAAQPGAQVVTEIA, encoded by the coding sequence ATGGATTTCACTCCAGACCAAGAACAGCAGGCCGTCGCCGATGTCGTGACATCGGTTCTGGAGCGCGATAATTCGTGGGAGGCGTTGGTCTCCGGTGGTGTGACGGCGTTGCCGGTGCCCGAGCGGGTGGGTGGCGACGGTGTCGGCCTGCCCGAGGTCTCGACGGCGTTGACCGAGATCGGTCGCCACGGCCTGATCAGTCCTGCGTTGTCCACGCTCTCCGGCGCGATCATGTTGTTGGACTTGGCTTCCGACGCGCAGCAGGACCGCTACCTGAGCGGCCTGGCCAAAGGCTCGGTGCTCACCGTGGCACTCAACGAGCCGGGCAGCGCGCTGCCGGACCGGCCTTCTTGTGCCTTCTCGGGTGGTCGGCTGTCGGGCACCAAAGTCGGTGTGGGATATGCCGACAGCGCCGAGTGGATGCTCGTTACCGCCGACAGCGCGGTGGTCGTGGTGTCATCCAATGCCGACGGTGTGCAGATCTCGAAGACGCCGACGTCCAGTGGCGCCGACGAATACGTGGTGACGTTCTCCGATGTCGCGGTGGCCGACGAGGACGTGCTGGCCGGAGCGACGGCGCAGCGGGTGAACCAGTTGGCGCTGGCGGCGATCGGCTCCTTCACGGCAGGTTTGGTGGCCGGTGCGCTGCGGCTGACCGCCGACTACGTGGCCAACAGGCAGCAGTTCGGCAAGCCGCTGTCGACCTTTCAGACGGTGGCCGCGCAACTCGCCGAGGTCTACATCGCCTCGCGCACCATTGATTTGGTGTCGACGTCGGTGATCTGGCAGCTCGGCGAAGGCCTTGACGCGGCCTCGGATCTCGACGTGCTCGGCTATTGGATCACCTCGCAGGCGCCGCGGGTGATGCAGATCTGCCATCACCTGCACGGCGGGATGGGGATGGACATCACCTACCCGATGCACCGGTACTACTCGACAATCAAGGACCTGACTCGCCTCTTGGGCGGGCCGTCTCATCGTCTCGACCTGGTGGGGATCGCAAGCGCGGCGCAGCCGGGCGCGCAGGTCGTCACCGAGATAGCCTGA
- a CDS encoding cytochrome P450: protein MAPPSIPADFDFLDADVNLAGLPVDELAELRKSEPVHWVNVPEGCGGFEDNGYWIVTKHADVKEVSRRSDVFSSWQNGAIPTWPKEMTREQVELQRSVMLNMDAPHHTRLRKIISRGFTPRAIGRLEEELAQRAQNIAKDAAAAGGGDFVEQVSCELPLQAIAGLLGVPQDDRDKLFRWSNEMTGGTDPEYADVDPAQSSMELIMYAMAMAAERNENPTDDIVTTLIQADIDGEKLSDDEFGFFVVMLAVAGNETTRNSITHGMIAFANNPDQWELFKKERPATAADEIVRWATPVSAFQRTANEDLELGGAQIKKGQRLVMSYRSANFDDEVFDDPHTFNILRDPNPHVGFGGTGAHYCIGANLARMTINLIFNAVADHMPDLKPTSEPERLRSGWLNGIKHWQVDYSGKSAVAS, encoded by the coding sequence ATGGCACCCCCTAGCATTCCGGCGGACTTCGACTTCCTCGATGCCGACGTCAACCTGGCCGGCCTTCCGGTCGACGAACTCGCCGAGCTTCGCAAGTCCGAGCCCGTCCACTGGGTGAACGTGCCCGAGGGTTGCGGCGGCTTCGAAGACAACGGCTACTGGATCGTCACCAAGCATGCCGACGTGAAAGAGGTGTCGCGGCGCAGCGACGTCTTCTCCAGCTGGCAGAACGGCGCGATCCCGACGTGGCCGAAGGAGATGACGCGCGAGCAGGTCGAGTTGCAGCGCAGCGTCATGCTCAACATGGACGCCCCGCATCACACGCGGCTGCGCAAGATCATCTCCCGCGGCTTCACCCCGCGCGCGATCGGCCGGCTCGAAGAGGAACTCGCGCAGCGGGCCCAGAACATCGCCAAGGACGCGGCGGCCGCGGGCGGCGGCGACTTCGTCGAGCAGGTGTCGTGCGAGCTTCCGCTGCAGGCCATCGCCGGCCTGCTCGGGGTGCCTCAGGACGACCGCGACAAGTTGTTCCGCTGGTCCAACGAGATGACCGGCGGCACCGACCCGGAGTACGCCGACGTCGACCCGGCGCAGTCGTCGATGGAACTGATCATGTACGCGATGGCGATGGCCGCCGAGCGCAACGAGAACCCGACCGACGACATCGTCACCACGCTGATCCAGGCCGACATCGACGGCGAGAAGCTCTCCGACGACGAGTTCGGGTTCTTCGTGGTGATGCTCGCCGTGGCCGGTAACGAGACGACGCGTAACTCGATCACCCACGGCATGATCGCGTTCGCGAACAACCCCGACCAGTGGGAGCTGTTCAAGAAGGAACGTCCGGCGACCGCCGCGGACGAGATCGTCCGCTGGGCCACACCGGTTTCGGCCTTCCAACGCACCGCCAATGAAGACCTCGAACTCGGCGGGGCGCAGATCAAGAAGGGCCAGCGGCTGGTGATGTCCTACCGCTCGGCCAATTTCGACGACGAGGTGTTCGACGACCCGCACACCTTCAACATCCTGCGCGACCCGAACCCACACGTCGGTTTCGGTGGCACCGGTGCGCATTACTGCATCGGCGCAAATCTGGCCCGGATGACGATCAACTTGATCTTCAACGCCGTCGCCGACCACATGCCGGATCTCAAGCCGACCTCCGAGCCGGAGCGGCTGCGGTCCGGTTGGCTCAACGGCATCAAGCACTGGCAGGTCGACTACTCCGGTAAGAGCGCGGTCGCGAGCTGA